The following are from one region of the Vicia villosa cultivar HV-30 ecotype Madison, WI unplaced genomic scaffold, Vvil1.0 ctg.000992F_1_1, whole genome shotgun sequence genome:
- the LOC131632720 gene encoding protein MAIN-LIKE 2-like — protein MFGLLALGDNHRGTRKNVAAYDESKRFRLHNHLFDREPSEAIKPYLERAGFGRVAKNNFRSVDSKLVIAMLERWRPETHMFHLPTGECTITLEDINMLFGLRIDGRAVVGETEGPDYACIDALGIEPFSDRVKGAVKLRWIHDELIELEQHSQQTEEENILHAKLYILSIIAVLFPNKSHNVLHSSWFKFVKDFDECGKYSWGSACLAYLYRELCKACRVGCMSVAGCTLLLAVWAYYRIPRLAPRSEIAPPYPYAIR, from the exons ATGTTTGGTTTGCTTGCTTTGGGAGATAATCATAGAGGAACAAGGAAGAACGTGGCTGCATAC GATGAGTCTAAAAGGTTTAGACTACATAATCATCTATTTGATAGGGAGCCAAGTGAGGCTATCAAGCCTTACTTGGAAAGAGCCGGTTTTGGACGTGTCGCCAAAAATAACTTTAGAAGTGTTGATTCTAAACTTGTAATTGCGATGCTTGAGAGGTGGAGGCCCGAGACACACATGTTTCATTTGCCAACCGGTGAATGTACAATCACACTAGAGGATATAAATATGTTGTTTGGCCTCCGCATAGATGGGAGGGCTGTAGTAGGTGAAACCGAAGGACCTGATTATGCATGTATCGATGCTTTAGGCATAGAACCTTTTAGTGATAGGGTGAAGGGTGCGGTAAAATTGAGATGGATCCACGACGAGTTGATTGAGTTAGAACAACATTCTCAACAAACCGAGGAGGAAAATATACTGCATGCAAAATTATATATCTTAAGTATCATTGCAGTTTTATTTCCTAACAAATCTCATAATGTGTTGCATTCTTCTTGGTTCAAATTTGTCAAAGATTTTGATGAATGTGGcaaatatagttgggggtctgcGTGTTTGGCTTACCTTTACAGGGAGCTGTGCAAAGCATGTCGTGTAGGATGCATGAGTGTTGCAGGCTGCACACTCCTTCTCGCTGTGTGGGCCTACTATCGCATTCCACGACTTGCTCCAAGGAGTGAAATTGCTCCACCCTATCCATACGCCATTAGGTAA
- the LOC131632721 gene encoding uncharacterized protein LOC131632721, translated as MAQRNIICSVHYNGVISNDLTNGFSFSNTETKRFKVHCRADFMHLKERIETKLQLPVSEIIYRLPLFNGDNSIIFYVMKPVEDDGGVKVMFECHNSFASLDDIELYVHIVSPLINQSQESHSHQYGMSQPTDEEPTQNNEPFIPNEQVDEYSEDEIQEVQYEDLFGDDNDPDIVEPSQPTIARPISMYAPPDHMRNICLEEAQSESIFGSHKTNYSDVDLYEGMEFEDKEECVAVIQHWHITNNLDYWVYKSDKNRYVIKCTNPTCQFKCRASVRKKNSKWTIGKLSGPHVCTTTSMSQDHRQLTSDIVSHCIRDLVNTDPSIKVKLIISHVTGKYGYNISYRKA; from the coding sequence ATGGCTCAGAGAAACATTATTTGTTCAGTGCATTACAATGGTGTTATCAGTAACGATCTAACCAACGGTTTTTCGTTTAGCAATACCGAAACAAAACGTTTCAAAGTGCATTGTAGAGCTGATTTTATGCATTTGAAGGAACGGATCGAAACAAAATTGCAACTtcctgtaagtgaaattatttatcGACTTCCGTTGTTTAATGGAGACAACAGTATCATTTTTTACGTCATGAAACCAGTAGAGGACGACGGTGGCGTTAAAGTGATGTTCGAATGTCACAATTCGTTTGCTTCTCTTGACGATATCGAGCTATATGTTCATATTGTTAGTCCTCTCATTAACCAATCGCAAGAGTCACATTCGCATCAATATGGTATGAGCCAACCCACTGATGAAGAGCCAACACAAAACAACGAACCATTTATTCCCAACGAACAAGTGGACGAGTACAGTGAAGATGAAATACAAGAAGTGCAATATGAAGATCTTTTTGGTGATGACAATGACCCTGATATTGTTGAGCCGTCGCAGCCTACAATTGCACGGCCGATTAGCATGTACGCCCCACCGGATCACATGCGAAATATCTGTTTAGAAGAGGCACAGTCTGAATCAATATTTGGTTCGCACAAAACAAACTATAGTGATGTTGATTTATATGAGGGAATGGAGTTTGAAGACAAGGAGGAGTGCGTTGCTGTTATACAACATTGGCATATCACCAATAATCTTGATTATTGGGTATACAAATCTGATAAGAACAGATATGTCATCAAATGCACGAATCCAACTTGCCAATTCAAATGTAGAGCATCAGTTCGCAAGAAGAATTCTAAGTGGACGATAGGTAAGTTGAGTGGACCACATGTCTGCACAACCACTTCAATGTCGCAAGACCATAGACAACTTACCTCAGATATTGTCTCTCACTGCATCAGAGATCTGGTTAACACCGACCCATCAATTAAGGTAAAGCTCATAATTTCTCATGTAACAGGAAAGTATGGTTATAATATATCTTACAGGAAAGCGTGA